A single genomic interval of Paenibacillus sp. J23TS9 harbors:
- a CDS encoding SprT family protein, whose translation MSNDELQAWVENVSLDSFGVPFRHQATFNKRLSSTGGRYFTKSHHIEINPHQLEENGREEVEKIIKHELCHYHLHLAGRGYKHRDPDFKQLLQHVGGSRFCSSLPNRGGRKVQPYRYVLICRDCGMKYMRKRKVDTRRFRCGKCRGKLQQQTLDSPKKS comes from the coding sequence ATGAGCAATGACGAATTGCAGGCCTGGGTGGAAAACGTGTCGCTGGATAGCTTTGGCGTGCCTTTCCGGCATCAGGCGACCTTTAATAAGAGACTGTCCTCCACCGGAGGGCGATATTTTACCAAAAGCCATCATATTGAGATTAATCCCCATCAGCTGGAGGAAAACGGCAGGGAAGAAGTGGAGAAAATCATCAAGCATGAGCTCTGCCACTATCATCTGCATTTGGCTGGAAGAGGGTACAAGCACCGTGATCCGGATTTCAAACAGCTGCTGCAGCATGTGGGAGGGAGCCGATTCTGCAGCTCACTGCCGAATCGCGGCGGAAGAAAGGTGCAGCCATACCGCTATGTACTTATTTGCCGGGATTGCGGTATGAAATACATGCGTAAACGCAAGGTTGATACGAGACGTTTCCGGTGCGGAAAATGCAGGGGGAAACTTCAACAGCAGACGCTTGACTCCCCTAAGAAATCATGA